CCGATGCAGATCGTGGGGAGGTCCAACCACCGGATGCTTGGTTTTGTGACTGATGATGTAGAGTGGCGGGCCCGCCCGTTGGGCCCGGGCGAAAAACTCGATGACGCCCGGAAAGGCCGGTGCCTCCCCCATGCGCTTCCCGTAAACGTCGCCTTGCAATTCCGTCCAAATGTCCTCCTGGCCGGACTGCCGAAGCTGATCGCGCACCGCTGTTTTTTGACGCGGGAGCCCCGCTGGAATCAGACCTCGCTCCGCTGCCAACCGGTGAAACAACTCATCATAACTGACGATCGTGTTGTCGAAATCGATCCCGATGACCATATCAGGCGCCCGACCGACCACGCTCGCACGGATGGATCAGGTGGTTCATTTCACTTTGAGTTCCTGCATCCGCCTGATGTTCGAATAAAGCGTGTTCTTGAACGGGTCGCGTATCTTGCCGGCTTTATAGGCGTGGGCGATGCTGAGAATGGCGTCCTCTATGTTGAACTCCGGCTCG
The window above is part of the Candidatus Angelobacter sp. genome. Proteins encoded here:
- a CDS encoding haloacid dehalogenase-like hydrolase, translated to MVIGIDFDNTIVSYDELFHRLAAERGLIPAGLPRQKTAVRDQLRQSGQEDIWTELQGDVYGKRMGEAPAFPGVIEFFARAQRAGPPLYIISHKTKHPVVGPPHDLHRAARSWLETHGFFDAQSIGFSPASVFFEMTRQDKLNRIAGLGCTHFIDDLEETFREESFPANVEKILFSTHPLRTVPPGAKVMRSWREIEAYVFANAR
- a CDS encoding SDR family NAD-dependent epimerase/dehydratase gives rise to the protein RSVEDIAKLVRDTLGDSTIELEYTPTDDNRSYHVNSDKIKRVLGFEPEFNIEDAILSIAHAYKAGKIRDPFKNTLYSNIRRMQELKVK